One Chryseobacterium sp. 7 genomic window carries:
- a CDS encoding DNA alkylation repair protein: MTAEEFIETLALFKNEKELNKVDKFFKGNDGVTKSFGVKFGDVFTTAKEFSEMSLDGISKLLDSDFYEIRMGAVSIMDFQARSKKTSEEQRKALFDLYLNRHDRLNNWDFVDRAARNIIGEYLMDKPRDILYQLAYSDSPWERRTAIVSTHAFIRKNDVQDTFAIAEILVHDPNELVNKAVGSWIREAGKKDRKKLQHFLNTYVKTMPAVTFSYATEKLDPESKLHYKNLRKEK, from the coding sequence ATGACAGCAGAAGAATTCATAGAAACACTCGCTTTATTTAAGAATGAAAAAGAGCTCAATAAAGTTGATAAGTTTTTCAAAGGAAATGATGGTGTTACCAAGAGCTTTGGCGTAAAATTCGGAGATGTTTTTACTACGGCTAAGGAATTTTCGGAAATGTCTTTAGACGGGATCAGCAAGCTTCTTGACAGTGATTTTTATGAAATAAGAATGGGGGCGGTAAGCATCATGGATTTTCAGGCAAGGAGCAAAAAAACGTCTGAAGAACAAAGGAAAGCTCTTTTTGATTTGTATCTGAACCGTCACGATAGGCTCAATAACTGGGATTTTGTAGACAGAGCTGCCCGCAATATTATCGGAGAATATCTTATGGATAAACCGAGAGATATTTTGTATCAACTTGCTTATTCCGACAGTCCTTGGGAAAGAAGAACTGCCATTGTAAGCACTCATGCATTTATCAGGAAAAATGATGTACAGGATACTTTTGCTATTGCAGAAATCCTTGTTCATGATCCAAACGAGCTTGTGAATAAAGCTGTAGGAAGCTGGATCCGGGAAGCCGGAAAAAAAGACAGAAAGAAATTGCAGCATTTTCTCAACACGTATGTGAAAACCATGCCTGCTGTTACATTTTCTTATGCAACAGAAAAACTGGATCCGGAATCAAAATTGCACTATAAAAACCTCAGAAAAGAAAAATAG
- a CDS encoding aldo/keto reductase — protein MQKKTYTGQPVVTLNNGVDIPALGFGVWQMEDLKECENAVIKAIQTGYRMIDTAAIYQNETAVGAGVKNSGVNRDELFITSKVWVQDHGYEKTKSAFQRTLDRLQMDYLDMYLVHWPYGDFLGTWKALEELYHEGKIKAIGVCNFTVEKLEELKANSTVLPVINQIELHPVFQQKELQVYDRENNIVTQPWSPLGNGNANLLSNPYLKAIAEKYGKTVAQVILRWHLQEGFVVIPKSVTPSRIEENFNVFDFELTEDEMNVVRSLDTGKRLFFDPKDPEWEQKMLNSVADI, from the coding sequence ATGCAAAAGAAAACCTATACAGGGCAGCCTGTGGTAACATTAAATAACGGAGTGGATATTCCGGCTTTAGGATTCGGAGTGTGGCAGATGGAAGACCTGAAAGAATGTGAAAATGCGGTAATCAAAGCTATTCAGACGGGATATAGAATGATAGATACGGCAGCCATTTATCAGAATGAAACAGCAGTAGGAGCTGGGGTAAAAAATAGCGGAGTAAACAGAGATGAGCTGTTTATCACCTCAAAAGTATGGGTTCAGGATCATGGATACGAAAAAACGAAAAGCGCTTTTCAGAGAACATTAGACAGGTTACAGATGGATTATCTGGATATGTACCTTGTGCACTGGCCGTACGGAGATTTTTTAGGTACATGGAAAGCTTTGGAAGAATTGTATCATGAAGGAAAGATAAAAGCCATTGGAGTATGCAATTTTACCGTTGAAAAGCTGGAAGAACTGAAAGCGAATTCTACGGTTTTACCAGTGATTAATCAGATTGAGCTGCATCCTGTATTCCAGCAGAAAGAATTACAGGTATATGACAGAGAGAATAATATCGTAACACAACCTTGGAGCCCACTAGGAAACGGTAACGCGAATCTTTTAAGCAACCCTTACTTGAAAGCTATTGCAGAGAAATACGGAAAAACAGTAGCGCAGGTCATTCTGAGATGGCACCTGCAGGAAGGATTTGTGGTGATTCCAAAATCTGTAACTCCATCCAGAATTGAAGAAAACTTTAATGTATTTGATTTTGAACTTACAGAAGATGAAATGAACGTTGTCCGTTCTTTAGATACAGGAAAAAGATTATTCTTTGATCCTAAAGATCCTGAATGGGAGCAAAAAATGCTAAACTCCGTAGCAGATATTTAA
- a CDS encoding acetyltransferase: MSQNIRLATAEDYPRIMEIWESAVKATHDFLSQEDFNYFKEAIPRDYLPHLEVYLITEDNDTKGFASVAEGNLEMLFIHNDTRGKGYGKILYQFMKEKTGLTKVDVNEQNSQAIGFYEKMGFKKTGRSEKDGSGKDYPLIHMSL, translated from the coding sequence ATGTCACAAAATATCAGATTGGCTACAGCAGAGGATTATCCGAGAATTATGGAAATATGGGAATCTGCAGTGAAAGCAACACATGATTTCCTTTCTCAGGAGGATTTCAATTATTTCAAAGAAGCCATTCCAAGAGACTATCTTCCTCATCTGGAAGTCTATTTAATTACTGAAGACAATGACACCAAAGGTTTTGCATCTGTAGCAGAAGGCAATCTGGAAATGCTTTTCATTCATAATGACACGCGTGGAAAAGGCTACGGAAAAATACTTTATCAGTTTATGAAAGAGAAAACCGGACTAACGAAAGTGGATGTAAATGAACAAAATTCCCAAGCTATCGGGTTTTATGAAAAAATGGGGTTCAAAAAGACGGGAAGGTCTGAGAAAGATGGTTCAGGAAAAGATTATCCACTTATTCATATGAGCCTGTAA
- a CDS encoding helix-turn-helix transcriptional regulator codes for MEDFYLENTERLKKRFIQQYNTLTYSILIILIVVFQFYIYIPKMVYYLLGGLIFLIYSNFLIKNRYSANQIIRAYMIIAPAYHFYIMLTFWNNSISLFATLFPLPLAAYVFFSKKSAVRYLLYMLGNILACYITLTVFDIHFPKYGHNEVIVSDILNFIYTFAVIVLLFIYHDKLNKLQILTGINKTEPDFNAQSIDQHSEFPDAVKSIKKETPIDHKTVNEVFEKLNHIMTTKKLFKDPKLNISMLSIQLNINYNYLSKIIRNKGYQNFNAYLNEYRINYVKKLMSETDLQKITLMYIYTEAGFSNQTTFNRVFKQIEDITPSEYIHKNFPSQNIQ; via the coding sequence ATGGAAGATTTTTATTTAGAAAATACTGAACGTCTTAAGAAAAGATTCATTCAGCAGTATAATACTCTCACATATAGTATACTGATTATACTCATTGTTGTTTTTCAGTTCTATATTTATATCCCGAAGATGGTATATTATCTTTTAGGCGGGCTTATTTTTCTGATTTACAGTAATTTCCTTATCAAAAACAGATATTCTGCCAATCAGATCATAAGAGCATATATGATTATTGCGCCAGCTTATCATTTTTATATTATGCTTACTTTTTGGAATAACTCAATCAGTTTATTTGCAACCTTATTTCCGCTTCCCCTTGCTGCTTATGTATTTTTTTCAAAAAAATCAGCAGTCAGATATCTGCTTTATATGCTGGGGAATATTTTGGCATGCTATATCACCTTAACTGTTTTTGACATACATTTCCCAAAATATGGTCATAATGAGGTTATTGTTTCGGATATACTTAACTTCATATATACCTTTGCAGTTATTGTTTTGCTATTTATTTATCATGACAAGCTTAATAAATTACAGATCCTTACCGGTATCAACAAAACTGAGCCGGATTTCAATGCCCAATCAATAGATCAGCATTCAGAATTTCCGGACGCGGTAAAATCAATAAAAAAAGAAACTCCAATAGATCATAAAACCGTTAATGAGGTATTTGAAAAACTCAACCATATTATGACTACAAAAAAACTATTCAAGGATCCAAAACTTAACATTTCAATGCTGAGCATCCAATTGAATATTAATTATAATTATCTTTCCAAAATTATACGAAACAAAGGATATCAGAATTTCAATGCTTATCTGAATGAATATAGGATTAACTATGTAAAAAAGCTGATGTCCGAAACCGATCTTCAAAAAATCACTCTGATGTATATCTACACTGAAGCTGGATTTTCAAACCAAACTACCTTCAACAGGGTATTTAAACAAATAGAAGATATTACCCCTTCAGAATATATCCATAAGAATTTTCCTTCTCAGAATATTCAATAG
- a CDS encoding NAD(P)H-dependent oxidoreductase: MKKVLIINGGQNFGHSGGKYNQTIAENTLTVLKEFENVEVKITNVSENYDKNEEVEKFVWADYIVYHTPIWWFQLPNGFKKYIDEVFTAGHAKGIYMSDGRKAENPQINYGTGGMLGGRKYMLTTSWNAPATAFTLPGEFFSEKSVDEGPLFGFHRMNAFVSLEKMESFHFHDVEKNADVERDMKLYREHVRNVFEKELKPELVS; the protein is encoded by the coding sequence ATGAAAAAAGTACTAATCATCAACGGAGGACAGAATTTCGGACATTCCGGAGGAAAATATAATCAGACTATTGCAGAAAATACATTAACGGTTCTTAAAGAATTCGAGAACGTAGAAGTAAAGATAACCAATGTAAGTGAAAACTACGATAAAAATGAAGAAGTGGAAAAGTTTGTATGGGCAGACTACATTGTTTATCATACTCCAATCTGGTGGTTCCAGCTTCCTAACGGGTTCAAAAAATATATTGATGAAGTGTTCACAGCAGGTCATGCCAAAGGAATCTATATGAGTGACGGTAGAAAAGCTGAAAATCCTCAAATTAATTACGGTACGGGAGGAATGCTTGGAGGAAGAAAATATATGCTGACTACCAGCTGGAATGCTCCTGCAACTGCCTTCACGCTTCCCGGAGAATTTTTCAGTGAAAAAAGTGTGGATGAAGGCCCGTTATTCGGTTTCCACAGAATGAATGCCTTTGTATCCTTAGAAAAAATGGAAAGCTTTCACTTTCATGATGTAGAGAAAAATGCTGACGTAGAGCGTGATATGAAATTGTACAGAGAGCATGTAAGAAATGTATTTGAAAAAGAATTGAAACCGGAACTGGTATCATGA
- a CDS encoding metallophosphoesterase family protein, with protein sequence MIQIAVFSDVHGNLPALEVVLKDIEARGIHQKFCLGDLVDFAPWGNEVIEKIRNLNIPCLMGNHDERIAFDIPVVPLSKHSEEETSARFVAIDHSKKHITELNKKFLSELPFHLKLNYKTGNKHWNIQLVHSSLESNDTYLYESEKDEVFACMLNKAEADLIVMGHTHLSFKKQFENNTWAVNCGSVGRSKEENRLASYLVLTLDEEKISPEIVQLPYPIDETVRQIRESEIPDYYASFLKNEKVSIL encoded by the coding sequence ATGATACAGATAGCTGTTTTTAGTGATGTACATGGGAATCTTCCTGCATTGGAAGTGGTGTTGAAGGATATAGAAGCAAGAGGAATTCATCAGAAATTCTGTTTGGGAGATCTGGTAGATTTTGCACCCTGGGGAAATGAGGTGATTGAAAAAATAAGAAATCTGAATATTCCTTGCCTCATGGGAAATCACGATGAAAGAATTGCTTTTGATATTCCTGTTGTTCCTTTGTCTAAGCATTCAGAAGAAGAGACCAGTGCTAGATTTGTAGCAATCGATCATTCTAAAAAACATATTACAGAACTGAACAAAAAGTTTCTCTCCGAACTTCCTTTTCATTTAAAATTAAATTACAAAACAGGTAACAAACACTGGAATATTCAACTGGTACATTCCAGTCTTGAAAGTAATGATACCTACTTATATGAATCGGAAAAGGATGAGGTTTTTGCATGTATGCTGAATAAAGCAGAAGCTGATCTTATTGTGATGGGGCACACCCATTTATCCTTTAAAAAACAGTTTGAAAATAATACATGGGCTGTCAACTGTGGTTCTGTAGGACGTTCCAAAGAAGAAAACAGACTCGCTTCTTATTTGGTTTTGACTTTAGATGAAGAAAAAATCTCTCCGGAAATTGTACAATTACCTTATCCGATTGATGAAACTGTCCGCCAGATAAGAGAAAGCGAAATACCAGATTATTATGCTTCCTTTTTAAAGAATGAAAAAGTATCAATATTATAA
- a CDS encoding putative quinol monooxygenase: protein MKIHLTAIIKSKEEHQAEVLEVLQNMVKETRKEEACELYSLHQGIEDKNEFVFYEIWKNEEGLAQHNQQPYIQAFGALADEKLQEKPQIYTTNII from the coding sequence ATGAAAATTCATCTTACAGCGATTATAAAATCTAAAGAAGAACATCAGGCAGAAGTATTGGAAGTTCTTCAGAATATGGTAAAAGAAACAAGAAAAGAAGAAGCCTGTGAGCTTTACAGTCTACATCAGGGCATTGAAGACAAAAATGAATTTGTGTTCTACGAAATCTGGAAAAACGAAGAAGGGCTGGCTCAACACAATCAGCAACCTTATATTCAGGCTTTCGGAGCTTTGGCAGATGAAAAGCTTCAGGAAAAACCACAGATTTATACCACTAATATCATTTAA
- a CDS encoding GNAT family N-acetyltransferase, which produces MEDFTFSLLPSDSEIPYHLLLLADETKEAINQYIFSSDIYLLHDGTENIAVMALYRKNNSELEIKNVAVIESYRSKGIGSILMNKAKEIAKENHYKTLTVGTSNTGFQQIRFYEKNGFIKSGVLKDFFIENYPAPIYENGLQMKDMVLLSHHLAE; this is translated from the coding sequence ATGGAAGATTTCACTTTCAGTCTATTACCTTCTGATTCAGAGATTCCTTATCATTTATTGCTGTTGGCGGATGAGACCAAGGAAGCGATTAATCAATATATTTTCAGCTCTGACATCTATCTGTTGCATGACGGTACAGAAAATATTGCTGTGATGGCATTATACAGAAAAAATAATTCTGAACTGGAAATTAAAAACGTTGCTGTGATTGAAAGCTACCGAAGCAAAGGAATCGGAAGCATCTTGATGAATAAAGCAAAAGAAATTGCGAAAGAAAATCATTACAAAACACTGACTGTTGGAACCTCGAACACGGGCTTCCAACAAATCAGATTTTATGAGAAAAACGGTTTCATTAAAAGTGGAGTTTTGAAAGATTTCTTTATTGAAAACTATCCAGCTCCTATCTATGAAAACGGTTTACAGATGAAAGACATGGTCTTATTAAGCCATCACCTTGCGGAATAA
- a CDS encoding NAD(P)H-dependent flavin oxidoreductase: MFWPDTISKKLGIEYPLIQAPMFGVSTIEMAVAATKANCLGSLALADLSADQSVELIREMKRMTSRPFAANIFVHDIPEVTDALKEKYTRTKQFIEHLAKENAIEVHLPDLEEINVNTYHAQIDALIEENCKILSFTFGNLDDQSIRKLKENGVILIGTCTSVKEALLLEKSGIDIICVQGIEAGGHRGSFEAENIPQIGGLSLLSQVYDSVNVPLIYAGGIYGAKTLLAAKDLGAQGFQVGNLLLTSQESALMSFEKERLKKVREDEIVLTKSFSGRYARGIKNQFIKTVENSEYILPYPYQNKLTNALRKAAKSLQNAEFVSIWLGQSIHKYSELSTEEILKKLIETCEK, from the coding sequence ATGTTTTGGCCAGATACAATCAGTAAAAAACTAGGGATAGAATATCCTCTTATTCAGGCTCCGATGTTTGGAGTAAGTACCATAGAGATGGCTGTTGCCGCAACGAAAGCAAATTGTCTGGGATCACTGGCATTGGCTGATCTTTCTGCAGATCAGTCTGTGGAATTAATCAGAGAAATGAAAAGGATGACAAGTCGACCTTTTGCTGCCAATATTTTTGTACATGATATTCCGGAAGTGACAGATGCTTTAAAAGAAAAATATACTAGAACCAAGCAGTTTATTGAGCATTTGGCAAAAGAAAATGCTATAGAAGTACATCTTCCGGATCTTGAAGAGATCAATGTAAATACTTATCATGCGCAGATAGATGCTCTTATCGAAGAAAACTGTAAAATTCTAAGTTTTACGTTTGGAAACCTGGATGATCAAAGTATTCGGAAACTAAAGGAAAACGGAGTTATTCTTATCGGAACCTGCACTTCTGTGAAAGAAGCTTTGCTGCTTGAAAAGTCAGGTATTGATATCATTTGTGTCCAGGGAATTGAAGCTGGAGGACACAGAGGAAGTTTTGAAGCAGAGAATATTCCGCAGATTGGAGGTTTATCTCTGCTGTCACAAGTCTATGACAGCGTAAATGTTCCTTTGATCTATGCCGGAGGAATTTATGGAGCAAAAACATTACTGGCCGCTAAAGACTTAGGCGCACAGGGTTTTCAGGTGGGAAATCTTTTATTAACTTCTCAGGAAAGTGCTTTGATGTCTTTTGAAAAAGAAAGACTGAAAAAAGTAAGAGAAGACGAAATTGTTTTAACAAAGAGTTTCTCCGGAAGATATGCCAGAGGAATTAAAAATCAGTTTATAAAAACAGTTGAAAATTCAGAATATATTCTACCGTATCCTTATCAGAACAAATTGACAAATGCGTTGCGTAAAGCCGCAAAATCCCTTCAAAATGCAGAATTTGTATCAATCTGGCTGGGGCAGTCTATTCACAAATACAGTGAGCTTTCTACAGAAGAAATTTTGAAAAAATTAATCGAAACATGTGAAAAATAG
- a CDS encoding aldo/keto reductase → MEYRKLGNTDLELSTITHGAFAIGGNMWGGNEKQDSINSIHASLDHGVTSIDTAPFYGFGLSEEMIGEAIKGKDRSRIQLLTKFGLVWDGSNNGKGEFFFDAEDEGKTIPVYKLASKENIIKEVEESLKRLGTDYIDLLQLHWPDSTTPISETMEAMELLIQQGKIRAAGVSNYSVAQMEEANKTLQLASNQVSYSMLNRTIENDLVPYSLENNTGIIVYSPMERGLLTGKYFKETQLKDNDHRNGYFSQFDLNKVKTFLEKIEPIAQEKGASLSQLVLRWTTLQPAITVVLAGARNAQQAIENAKAMSINLSQEELNIINSALSEI, encoded by the coding sequence ATGGAATATAGAAAATTAGGAAACACTGATTTAGAATTATCAACAATCACGCACGGAGCTTTTGCCATCGGCGGAAACATGTGGGGAGGTAATGAAAAACAGGATTCTATCAATTCTATTCACGCCTCATTGGATCATGGCGTAACTTCTATCGACACGGCGCCTTTCTATGGTTTCGGACTGAGTGAAGAAATGATTGGTGAAGCCATCAAAGGAAAAGACCGTTCAAGAATTCAGCTTTTAACAAAATTCGGATTGGTTTGGGACGGAAGCAATAATGGCAAAGGAGAATTTTTCTTTGATGCAGAAGACGAAGGAAAAACCATTCCGGTTTACAAACTGGCTTCTAAAGAAAACATCATCAAAGAAGTTGAAGAAAGTTTAAAAAGATTAGGAACAGACTATATCGATCTTTTACAGCTTCACTGGCCGGACAGCACAACACCTATCTCCGAAACTATGGAAGCTATGGAGTTATTGATCCAGCAGGGAAAAATCCGTGCAGCGGGAGTAAGCAACTACAGTGTAGCTCAAATGGAAGAAGCCAACAAAACCTTACAACTTGCCAGCAACCAGGTTTCTTACAGCATGCTGAACCGCACTATTGAAAACGATCTTGTACCTTATTCTTTGGAAAATAATACAGGAATTATTGTATACAGCCCTATGGAAAGAGGTCTTTTAACGGGTAAATACTTCAAAGAAACTCAATTAAAGGACAACGACCACAGAAATGGATATTTTTCTCAGTTTGATCTGAATAAAGTAAAAACTTTCTTAGAGAAAATAGAACCTATCGCTCAGGAAAAAGGAGCAAGCCTTTCTCAGCTGGTATTAAGATGGACTACGCTGCAACCAGCCATTACAGTTGTATTGGCGGGAGCAAGAAATGCACAGCAGGCCATTGAAAACGCAAAAGCAATGTCTATTAACCTTTCACAGGAAGAATTGAACATTATCAATTCAGCGTTGAGCGAAATTTAA
- a CDS encoding type 1 glutamine amidotransferase domain-containing protein, whose product MKKLAFLILAIFTIGFVQAQTKKSKNMKKKILFVVTSHDKKGSTGEDTGYYLGEVSHPWEVLHKAGYEIDFVSPKGGTPPVDGFDLKDPVNKEFWENQEYKNKIDHSKTPSQVNPKEYSTIFYAGGHGAMWDFADNKELADIASKIYENGGIVAAVCHGPAGLVNIKLNNGKYLVDGKKINAFTNEEESEVKLTNVVPFLLEDKLKERGAKFEKSGLWQNHVVADQRVITGQNPQSAKSVGEAILKELNK is encoded by the coding sequence ATGAAAAAATTAGCATTTTTAATACTGGCTATCTTCACGATAGGCTTCGTACAGGCACAAACTAAAAAATCAAAAAATATGAAAAAGAAAATTTTATTTGTAGTAACCAGCCATGATAAAAAAGGCAGTACCGGCGAGGATACAGGATATTATCTGGGTGAAGTTTCTCATCCGTGGGAAGTTCTTCACAAAGCAGGATACGAAATTGACTTCGTAAGCCCGAAAGGCGGAACTCCTCCGGTAGACGGTTTTGATTTGAAAGATCCTGTCAACAAGGAATTCTGGGAAAACCAGGAATACAAAAATAAAATCGATCATTCTAAGACTCCATCCCAGGTTAATCCAAAAGAATATTCAACGATATTTTATGCAGGAGGACACGGAGCGATGTGGGATTTTGCAGACAACAAGGAACTGGCAGATATTGCTTCTAAAATTTATGAAAACGGAGGAATTGTAGCCGCAGTATGCCACGGACCTGCAGGTTTGGTGAATATCAAGCTTAATAACGGTAAATATCTTGTAGACGGTAAAAAGATCAATGCTTTTACCAATGAAGAAGAATCTGAAGTAAAATTAACCAACGTTGTTCCTTTCTTACTGGAAGATAAACTGAAAGAAAGAGGAGCAAAATTTGAAAAATCCGGGCTTTGGCAGAATCATGTGGTGGCAGATCAGCGAGTGATCACAGGACAGAATCCACAGTCAGCAAAAAGCGTTGGGGAAGCTATTTTAAAAGAATTAAATAAGTAA
- a CDS encoding NAD-dependent epimerase/dehydratase family protein produces the protein MKKILITGITGYIGGTIAKKLLDRNYEVTGLVRNEIHVQQLESLGIKTIVGNIHDEDLIRTAVSGVDAVIHNADSADDAYAADNFIKALEGSHKTLIFTSGSAIFGGRENGKKSDFIFREDFPLQPRLEMASRILINNYVLQSANKGIRSIVIVPTMVYGEGLGVKKDSIQIPALINFSKEKGHGVYFGEGENIWSNLHIEDLADLYVLALEKAKAGSIYYAENGSSSLKNIAENISKKYSLKPAKSLSIQEAVNKFGPAGGYFGFASNSKCSSDKARAELDWKPIYNSIENFI, from the coding sequence ATGAAAAAAATACTGATCACAGGTATTACCGGCTATATTGGCGGAACTATCGCAAAAAAACTCCTTGACAGGAATTATGAAGTGACAGGCCTGGTTCGTAATGAAATTCATGTTCAGCAGCTGGAATCATTAGGAATCAAAACCATTGTGGGGAATATTCATGATGAAGATCTGATCAGAACAGCAGTTTCCGGTGTAGATGCAGTTATTCACAATGCTGATTCAGCAGATGATGCCTACGCTGCGGATAACTTTATCAAAGCTCTGGAAGGAAGTCATAAAACACTTATCTTCACTTCAGGTTCTGCTATTTTTGGAGGAAGAGAGAATGGTAAAAAAAGTGATTTTATCTTCAGAGAGGATTTTCCTTTGCAGCCAAGACTGGAAATGGCCTCAAGAATACTGATTAACAATTATGTTTTGCAATCTGCAAACAAAGGCATAAGAAGTATTGTTATTGTTCCTACAATGGTTTACGGTGAAGGTTTGGGAGTAAAAAAAGACAGTATTCAGATCCCGGCTCTCATTAATTTCTCTAAGGAAAAAGGACATGGAGTCTATTTTGGTGAAGGTGAAAATATCTGGTCTAACTTACATATTGAAGACCTGGCAGATTTGTATGTACTCGCATTGGAAAAAGCAAAAGCAGGCTCTATTTATTATGCAGAAAATGGTTCATCTTCTCTAAAAAATATAGCAGAAAATATCAGTAAAAAATACAGCTTAAAACCCGCAAAATCATTAAGTATACAGGAAGCTGTTAATAAATTTGGCCCTGCAGGAGGCTATTTCGGTTTTGCATCTAACAGCAAGTGCAGCTCGGATAAAGCCAGAGCGGAGCTGGACTGGAAACCTATTTATAACTCAATCGAAAATTTTATTTAA
- a CDS encoding LysR family transcriptional regulator encodes MVNLEWYRTFKAIYKTGTLTGAADALFISQPGVSLHLSSLEAYVGYKLFDRTGRKMIPTERGKVLFNAVAEPLIKLEDVEKNFQKSTEKHTPTISVGMCFETFQTTLEQYVSSLPFNLIISFGEYPEMLDQLDKGILDLIITPKKGSSPNIEHEAFSSEQIILVGGKGVDKTAFNKVLKTKDAEQIEEWLKNEKWYGTTGDMEHLFQYWILNFGHKPNFRPNYIVPNMNSIIRCLKGGTGLAVVPDFLCKKDIESGDIQLIWEGKKKFENTLYFGCRKKTNYQTEIEHIKGLFRKVMA; translated from the coding sequence ATGGTTAATTTAGAATGGTATCGTACTTTTAAGGCGATCTATAAAACCGGGACATTAACGGGCGCTGCTGATGCGCTGTTTATTTCACAGCCAGGAGTAAGTCTTCACTTAAGTTCATTGGAAGCTTATGTAGGATACAAATTATTCGACAGAACGGGTAGGAAAATGATCCCTACAGAAAGAGGGAAAGTATTGTTTAATGCGGTTGCCGAACCACTTATTAAGCTGGAAGATGTAGAGAAAAACTTTCAAAAGTCTACAGAAAAGCATACTCCAACCATTAGTGTAGGAATGTGTTTTGAAACATTTCAGACTACTTTGGAACAGTATGTTTCTTCATTACCTTTTAATCTCATTATCAGTTTTGGAGAATATCCGGAAATGCTGGATCAATTGGACAAAGGGATTCTCGATCTTATCATCACTCCGAAAAAAGGATCTTCACCCAATATTGAGCACGAAGCATTTTCTTCCGAGCAGATCATCCTGGTAGGAGGGAAGGGTGTAGATAAAACAGCTTTCAATAAAGTGTTGAAAACAAAAGATGCAGAGCAGATTGAAGAATGGCTGAAAAATGAAAAATGGTACGGAACCACCGGAGATATGGAACACCTTTTCCAGTACTGGATATTGAATTTTGGTCATAAACCCAATTTCCGTCCCAATTATATCGTCCCGAACATGAATTCAATCATCCGTTGTCTGAAAGGAGGAACAGGGCTAGCCGTTGTTCCCGATTTTCTATGCAAAAAAGATATTGAAAGCGGTGATATTCAGCTCATCTGGGAAGGGAAAAAGAAATTTGAAAATACCCTGTATTTCGGATGCCGTAAGAAAACCAATTATCAAACCGAAATTGAACATATCAAAGGGTTATTCCGCAAGGTGATGGCTTAA